A section of the Paenibacillus aurantius genome encodes:
- a CDS encoding carbohydrate ABC transporter permease, with product MTKLRENDNLVGYVFASPFILGFLIFTVYPIFSSLYYSFTDYNLFEAPRWIGFDNYDKMFTGDDKYWKSIKVTFTYVLGSVPLRLAFALAVAMMLNKAVKGIGLYRSAYYLPSLIGGSVAVSIMWTQIFGDKGLLNSALGLIGIHTETSWIGSPGTAIWTLIALSVWQFGSSMLIFLAGLKNIPASYYEAASVDGAGGVRKFFQITLPLLSPIILFNLIMQTISAFMTFTPAYIISRGEGGPLDSTLLYSLYLYRRAFQFYEMGYASAMAWVMLILIGLIALVLFQTSKYWVHYETKGGR from the coding sequence ATGACAAAGCTTCGGGAGAACGACAACCTGGTCGGGTATGTTTTTGCCTCCCCGTTTATTCTAGGGTTTCTCATCTTTACGGTCTATCCGATCTTCTCGTCGCTTTATTATTCGTTTACGGATTACAACCTGTTCGAAGCCCCGAGATGGATCGGGTTCGACAATTACGACAAGATGTTTACAGGCGACGACAAGTACTGGAAGTCGATTAAAGTCACCTTTACGTATGTTCTGGGCAGCGTTCCCCTCCGGCTCGCCTTCGCACTGGCTGTGGCCATGATGCTGAACAAAGCGGTAAAGGGAATCGGTCTTTACCGGTCGGCCTATTACCTTCCGTCTCTTATTGGAGGAAGCGTAGCGGTGTCCATCATGTGGACCCAGATTTTCGGAGACAAAGGACTGCTGAACTCGGCGCTCGGCTTGATCGGTATCCACACGGAGACTTCCTGGATCGGCAGTCCCGGAACGGCGATCTGGACGCTGATAGCGCTTTCGGTTTGGCAGTTCGGCTCTTCCATGCTGATCTTCTTGGCCGGGCTGAAGAATATCCCCGCCTCCTATTATGAGGCGGCGAGTGTGGACGGAGCCGGCGGAGTCCGGAAGTTTTTTCAGATCACGCTTCCGCTTCTCAGCCCGATCATACTCTTCAATCTGATCATGCAGACGATTTCCGCCTTCATGACCTTTACGCCGGCCTACATTATCTCCCGGGGGGAGGGCGGACCGCTGGACAGTACGCTGCTTTATTCGCTTTACCTGTACCGCCGGGCGTTCCAATTTTACGAGATGGGCTACGCCTCCGCCATGGCCTGGGTGATGCTTATCCTGATCGGATTGATTGCGCTTGTGCTCTTCCAGACCTCCAAATACTGGGTTCATTATGAAACGAAAGGAGGCCGTTAA
- a CDS encoding ABC transporter substrate-binding protein: MKKAITAALSSALSAALLLTACGGGASSSSGSTSGSTPAATSGSSKDPVTLRVAWWGGQSRHDYTLKVIDLYMKKNPNVKIETEYAAFDDYWKKLAPQAAAGGLPDVIQMDISYLTQYGGRGQLEDLDPYIKKGTIHTGDINENSLSGGKVDGKLVALNLGSNALQATVDPQMLKDAGVTLKQDWTFADWEEIGAKLKAKGKMIAADLRHDVYFPFYLRGKGQKMYAADGTSLGYSDDKPFVEFYTMYKKWYDSGYLLPLDKLSQKKGTPEDSELVMGNAASSNGWSNQYILEAAAAKRPVDLVPVPGWSQNKALFLKPSMYFSVAKSSKQKEEAAKFIDFFLNDIEANKIIKGERGVPVSSKVKEALMPDLTPEQKKVFEYVSWAEKNSSPMDPPNPVGAVEVDKLLKDTVEQILYKKISVEEGAAKFRKEANAILAKNKK, from the coding sequence TTGAAAAAAGCGATTACCGCAGCATTATCTTCAGCCTTGTCCGCAGCCCTGCTGTTAACCGCGTGCGGCGGGGGCGCCAGCTCATCTTCCGGTTCCACGTCCGGTTCCACACCGGCCGCAACGTCGGGGAGCAGCAAGGATCCGGTCACGCTCCGCGTCGCCTGGTGGGGGGGACAATCCCGCCACGACTATACGCTTAAAGTGATTGACTTGTACATGAAGAAGAACCCGAACGTCAAAATTGAAACGGAATACGCGGCGTTCGACGATTACTGGAAGAAGCTGGCCCCGCAGGCGGCGGCAGGCGGACTGCCCGACGTCATCCAGATGGACATTTCCTACCTGACCCAGTACGGGGGAAGAGGGCAGCTGGAGGATCTCGATCCCTATATCAAGAAGGGGACGATCCACACCGGGGACATCAACGAGAACAGCCTCTCGGGCGGCAAGGTAGACGGAAAGCTGGTGGCCCTGAACCTCGGCTCCAATGCCCTGCAGGCTACCGTGGACCCGCAAATGCTGAAGGATGCGGGGGTAACGCTTAAGCAGGACTGGACGTTCGCGGATTGGGAAGAGATCGGCGCCAAGCTGAAAGCCAAAGGGAAAATGATCGCGGCGGACCTTCGTCATGACGTATACTTTCCTTTCTACCTGAGAGGAAAAGGACAGAAGATGTACGCCGCCGACGGCACTTCCCTCGGTTACTCCGACGACAAGCCGTTCGTGGAATTCTATACCATGTACAAAAAGTGGTACGATTCCGGGTACCTGCTCCCTCTGGATAAGCTTTCCCAGAAGAAGGGGACGCCGGAGGACAGCGAGCTGGTTATGGGGAACGCCGCTTCGTCGAACGGCTGGTCCAACCAGTACATTCTGGAAGCGGCAGCGGCCAAACGACCGGTGGACCTCGTTCCGGTACCGGGCTGGAGCCAGAACAAGGCTCTCTTCCTGAAGCCGAGTATGTATTTCTCTGTAGCCAAATCCTCCAAGCAGAAGGAAGAGGCGGCGAAGTTCATCGATTTCTTCCTGAACGATATCGAAGCGAACAAAATCATTAAAGGGGAGCGCGGGGTGCCCGTTTCCTCCAAGGTCAAAGAAGCGCTTATGCCGGATCTGACCCCGGAGCAGAAGAAAGTATTCGAATATGTCTCCTGGGCCGAGAAGAACAGCTCCCCGATGGATCCCCCTAACCCGGTAGGGGCGGTGGAAGTGGATAAGCTCTTGAAGGATACCGTGGAGCAAATTCTGTACAAGAAGATTTCCGTAGAGGAAGGCGCCGCCAAATTCCGCAAGGAAGCGAACGCCATTCTCGCGAAGAACAAAAAATAA
- a CDS encoding response regulator transcription factor, producing the protein MYKVLLVDDERIILEGISSMVDWASYGTELAGTARNGIEAMKRISEAPPDIVISDIRMPGMDGLELVERVHADYPEIRFILLSGFGEFDYASRAMQFGVKHYLLKPTNEEKIGSTLAEVTGELDQERQKETFVESMKEELEKVKPHVKEQFLKEFVTNKTYGTRDWEEYRKLFGLGPDYRVRLLLFQLEGSFEYEHLFAIKNIAYDLLDHPLLSTTIGDHVLILLEDGEGDGEGKLHERIYEIRDIFQSYYKKDPTIALSEPDRLTNARSLYKETLQCLTYRFYLEEGSLITRKDTAPLPAEPAREFVFDEERLPMAVKSGHREEAEAALTALLDGLKEAQLDIAVTKSYVIQQFVSIIRHCEPDQMGEYYRRISHLVEMTTLQAVGAFLEKTVEELTEKFYENQVRKHSAVIRRAIEVIHEHLGNQELSLNWVAHEMLYMNADYLGKLFKKETGEKFSNYVMKARIRQATEWMAEEKDLKIFELAERLGFGDNPQYFSQVFKKYTGSTPSEYLKSTDISAF; encoded by the coding sequence ATGTACAAAGTGCTTCTGGTGGATGACGAACGGATTATTCTCGAAGGAATTTCCAGCATGGTGGATTGGGCTTCCTACGGCACCGAGCTGGCCGGGACCGCCCGCAATGGCATCGAGGCCATGAAGAGGATTTCCGAAGCTCCGCCGGATATTGTCATCAGCGATATCCGCATGCCCGGCATGGATGGGCTCGAGCTGGTCGAGAGGGTTCATGCGGATTATCCGGAAATCCGCTTCATTCTTCTATCGGGCTTCGGTGAATTTGATTACGCGAGCCGGGCGATGCAGTTCGGGGTTAAGCATTACCTGCTTAAGCCGACCAATGAGGAGAAGATCGGAAGCACGCTGGCTGAGGTGACCGGAGAGCTCGATCAGGAGCGGCAGAAGGAGACCTTCGTCGAATCGATGAAGGAGGAGCTGGAGAAGGTCAAGCCTCATGTGAAGGAACAGTTTCTTAAGGAGTTTGTTACCAACAAAACCTACGGAACCCGCGACTGGGAGGAGTACCGGAAGCTTTTCGGCCTTGGCCCCGATTACCGGGTCCGTCTCCTGCTCTTTCAGCTGGAGGGAAGCTTTGAATACGAGCACCTTTTTGCCATCAAGAATATCGCGTATGATCTGCTCGACCATCCCTTATTAAGCACCACGATAGGCGACCACGTGCTTATCCTTCTGGAAGATGGGGAAGGGGACGGGGAAGGGAAGCTTCACGAACGCATCTACGAAATCCGGGATATCTTTCAGAGCTATTACAAAAAAGACCCGACGATCGCCTTAAGCGAGCCGGATCGCCTCACGAACGCCCGAAGCCTGTACAAGGAAACGCTTCAGTGCCTGACCTATCGCTTCTATCTGGAGGAAGGCAGCCTCATTACCCGCAAAGATACCGCTCCGCTTCCGGCAGAGCCGGCCCGGGAGTTCGTGTTCGACGAAGAGCGGCTACCGATGGCGGTAAAGTCCGGGCACCGGGAGGAAGCCGAAGCCGCGCTGACCGCCCTGTTGGATGGGCTTAAGGAAGCACAGCTGGACATAGCGGTCACAAAATCCTATGTCATTCAACAGTTCGTCTCGATTATCCGGCACTGCGAGCCCGACCAAATGGGGGAGTATTACCGCCGCATTTCTCACCTTGTCGAGATGACGACGCTGCAGGCCGTCGGGGCGTTTCTTGAGAAAACAGTCGAGGAGCTGACCGAGAAGTTTTACGAGAATCAGGTCCGGAAGCACAGCGCGGTGATCCGGCGGGCCATCGAGGTCATCCACGAGCATCTGGGCAACCAGGAGCTGTCGCTTAACTGGGTCGCTCATGAAATGCTGTATATGAACGCCGATTATCTTGGCAAGCTGTTCAAGAAGGAGACGGGGGAGAAGTTCTCCAACTACGTCATGAAAGCGAGAATTCGCCAAGCCACGGAATGGATGGCGGAGGAGAAGGACCTGAAAATCTTTGAGCTGGCCGAACGCCTCGGCTTTGGGGACAATCCCCAGTACTTTTCCCAGGTGTTCAAGAAATATACGGGAAGTACGCCCTCGGAGTATCTTAAATCGACGGATATCTCTGCTTTTTAA
- a CDS encoding cache domain-containing sensor histidine kinase, with protein MKVSAIIDAYRHMNIRNKLSLLLTSVVLVSLAFTIAVQRYAFSLYDGQIYEKSSRVLNLSSTAIETELKRLEQLSYNLVADAQIQKWLTSLKDNPSGYDTLLVRQQLTDRLFSYSGSESYVYSIQIFDAGGGEHAGGNIRPFSLGKFKEITRIANEAQGENRWIFPDSSDDALIAAREIRSFTNTQFDLRNLGTLVLRINLKRIAHDLASGEGDLMIVSEEGVIYADKPTPNLENLPLSTGKQRGYVITELGGEQYFVAYRRSPDSGWTYLNLTPFRQIFEQILFIKELVVFVFVGIFLVVIVLVLRFSRNITHPIYDLIGRMKLAEKGNFEEANFAPAGEGPVVMNEIGLLQRTFRLMIERINRLIKENYSNRLLIKETEFKALQAQINPHFLYNTLESINWMAKVNKQDRISTMVEALAFLLRQSVDMKRPMITLEEELDIVRSYVTIQTIRFEERLDFRMDVPERFFRLALPKLTLQPLLENAIHYALEPTIEPCRITLRAWETDSDIRLAVEDTGPGIPAGTLERLKSGELLTKGKGIGLLNIDERIKIAFGEEYGIRLENTEGGGARVILALPRDKEE; from the coding sequence ATGAAGGTAAGCGCTATCATCGATGCCTACCGGCATATGAACATTCGCAACAAGCTTTCCCTGCTTCTTACCTCGGTTGTTCTCGTGTCGCTTGCCTTTACGATTGCCGTGCAGCGGTACGCCTTTTCCCTGTATGACGGGCAGATCTACGAGAAATCCTCCCGTGTGCTCAACCTGTCTTCGACCGCTATCGAAACGGAGCTGAAACGGCTCGAGCAGCTCTCCTATAATCTGGTGGCGGACGCTCAGATCCAGAAGTGGCTGACCTCGCTTAAGGACAACCCGTCCGGCTACGATACCCTGCTCGTCCGCCAGCAGCTGACGGACCGGCTGTTCAGCTATTCGGGCTCGGAGTCCTACGTCTATTCCATCCAGATCTTCGATGCGGGGGGAGGGGAGCATGCCGGGGGAAATATCCGTCCGTTCTCTCTAGGCAAGTTCAAGGAGATTACACGGATTGCGAACGAGGCGCAAGGAGAGAACCGCTGGATTTTCCCGGACAGCAGCGATGATGCACTGATTGCGGCAAGGGAGATCCGCTCGTTCACGAACACGCAGTTCGATCTTCGCAATCTGGGCACGCTTGTCCTGCGGATCAACCTCAAGAGAATCGCTCACGACCTTGCTTCCGGCGAAGGGGATTTGATGATTGTCTCCGAGGAAGGGGTCATTTATGCGGACAAGCCGACGCCGAATCTCGAGAACCTGCCTCTGTCTACCGGGAAACAGCGGGGATACGTCATTACGGAGCTCGGCGGCGAACAGTATTTTGTCGCCTACCGGCGTTCCCCCGACTCGGGCTGGACCTATCTTAACCTGACCCCGTTCCGGCAAATTTTTGAACAGATTCTGTTCATCAAAGAGCTGGTCGTGTTCGTATTTGTCGGCATTTTTCTGGTGGTGATCGTGCTTGTCCTGCGCTTCTCGCGCAACATTACCCATCCGATTTACGATCTGATAGGGCGGATGAAGCTGGCGGAGAAGGGGAATTTTGAGGAGGCGAATTTCGCTCCGGCGGGCGAGGGTCCGGTGGTGATGAACGAAATCGGGCTGCTGCAGCGCACGTTCCGCCTGATGATCGAAAGGATCAATAGGCTCATCAAGGAGAATTATTCCAACCGTCTCTTAATCAAGGAAACGGAGTTTAAAGCGCTCCAGGCCCAGATTAACCCGCATTTTCTGTACAATACCCTGGAATCCATCAACTGGATGGCCAAGGTGAACAAGCAGGACCGGATTTCGACGATGGTGGAAGCGCTTGCGTTTCTGCTTCGCCAATCCGTCGATATGAAGCGGCCGATGATCACGCTCGAAGAGGAGCTGGACATCGTACGCAGCTATGTGACTATCCAGACGATCCGCTTCGAGGAGCGGTTGGACTTCCGAATGGACGTACCGGAAAGGTTCTTCCGGCTTGCGCTTCCGAAGCTGACCCTGCAGCCGCTTCTGGAGAATGCCATCCATTATGCCCTGGAGCCGACGATAGAGCCCTGCCGGATTACCCTCCGTGCTTGGGAAACGGATTCGGACATTCGATTGGCCGTGGAGGATACCGGCCCCGGAATTCCTGCCGGCACGCTCGAGAGGCTGAAGAGCGGAGAGCTGCTGACCAAGGGCAAAGGCATCGGGCTGCTCAATATTGACGAGCGGATCAAGATCGCCTTCGGCGAAGAGTATGGAATCCGCCTGGAGAACACGGAAGGTGGAGGAGCCCGCGTCATTCTGGCTCTTCCCCGGGACAAGGAGGAATAA
- a CDS encoding urease accessory protein UreD, producing the protein MPSLTGCLSAVFCHMEGQTRLAGKHHQYPLKIAKPFPLEDGQLGVYVMDASPGILAGDRYVMDWRVGEGAQVLITNQSYTKVHPARKSPNEEALPSSQIQTFALGRNSCVEYMPEPLMLYGDAVFESRTEVTMEEGAVLLFSDVVTPGRTLRGEVFRFEKYRSSFSVNYAGELIYSSRQQLEPGRRRADRLGSWGRYTHTGSLYVFSDRVDASFVEGLRQALEHGADTLRIEVPPEEDVPRPLDYGISQTYKHGLVLSAMGSRSYEIQGLLDLAWGFVRRELLGRPPLTIRK; encoded by the coding sequence ATGCCTAGCCTAACCGGCTGTCTCTCCGCGGTCTTTTGCCATATGGAAGGCCAAACGAGGCTTGCCGGCAAGCATCACCAGTATCCGCTGAAGATCGCCAAGCCCTTTCCCTTGGAAGACGGCCAGCTCGGGGTCTATGTGATGGACGCCTCGCCGGGGATTCTGGCCGGGGACCGGTACGTTATGGATTGGAGGGTGGGGGAGGGCGCGCAAGTCTTGATCACCAACCAGTCCTATACGAAGGTTCACCCGGCCCGGAAGTCCCCGAACGAGGAGGCTTTGCCAAGCAGCCAGATCCAGACTTTTGCCCTTGGGCGGAACAGCTGCGTCGAGTATATGCCGGAGCCTCTGATGCTGTATGGGGACGCCGTGTTCGAGAGCCGGACCGAGGTGACCATGGAAGAAGGAGCGGTGCTGCTCTTTAGCGATGTGGTGACGCCCGGCCGGACGCTTCGGGGGGAGGTCTTCCGGTTTGAGAAATACCGCAGCTCCTTCTCGGTCAACTATGCGGGTGAGCTCATCTACAGCTCGCGCCAGCAGCTGGAGCCTGGCCGGCGGAGGGCCGACCGGCTGGGAAGCTGGGGCCGATACACCCATACGGGCTCCCTCTATGTATTCAGCGATCGCGTGGATGCTTCCTTCGTGGAAGGATTGCGCCAGGCGCTGGAGCATGGCGCCGATACTCTCCGGATAGAGGTCCCGCCGGAAGAGGACGTTCCCCGACCTTTGGATTACGGCATCAGCCAGACGTACAAGCACGGGCTGGTGCTGTCCGCGATGGGCAGCCGCTCCTATGAAATCCAAGGACTGCTGGACTTGGCCTGGGGCTTTGTCCGCCGGGAGCTTCTCGGCCGGCCGCCTCTGACCATACGCAAGTAG
- the ureG gene encoding urease accessory protein UreG, producing the protein MCQGSHHHHHTWETPNEQKLDRPMRIGIGGPVGSGKTALVERLARRLQGPYSVAVITNDIYTKEDARILVHSEALPEERIIGVETGGCPHTAIREDASMNFEAVEELESRFGDLDIIFIESGGDNLAAAFSPELVDRFIYIIDVAQGEKIPRKGGPGIMRSDMLIINKIDLAPHVGASLAVMEEDTLRMRGDRPFVFSNLFSGQGLDTIVEWVKTEHRHA; encoded by the coding sequence ATGTGCCAAGGAAGCCATCATCATCACCATACCTGGGAAACTCCTAACGAACAGAAACTGGACCGTCCGATGAGAATCGGGATAGGGGGCCCGGTCGGTTCGGGCAAAACCGCTCTTGTCGAAAGGCTGGCGAGAAGACTGCAAGGCCCGTACAGCGTCGCTGTTATTACCAACGATATTTACACAAAGGAGGATGCCCGCATCCTGGTTCATTCCGAGGCTCTTCCCGAGGAGCGGATTATCGGCGTGGAAACGGGAGGCTGCCCGCATACGGCGATCCGCGAGGATGCATCGATGAATTTCGAGGCGGTCGAAGAGCTGGAAAGCCGATTCGGGGATCTCGACATCATCTTCATCGAAAGCGGCGGGGATAATCTGGCCGCGGCCTTCAGCCCGGAGCTCGTCGACCGGTTCATTTATATTATCGACGTGGCCCAGGGCGAGAAAATTCCACGCAAGGGCGGACCGGGCATCATGCGGTCGGATATGCTCATCATTAACAAAATCGATCTCGCCCCGCACGTAGGGGCAAGCCTTGCGGTGATGGAGGAGGATACGCTCCGGATGCGGGGGGATCGTCCGTTTGTCTTCTCCAATTTGTTCAGCGGCCAAGGCCTGGATACCATTGTGGAATGGGTGAAGACGGAACACCGCCATGCCTAG
- a CDS encoding urease accessory protein UreF, whose translation MENSAGPAWLSYLQLLDSALPIGGFSHSFGLETLVQTGAVSRAGQLREYIETMLHHSWAPVDAMAVKAVYAYVPRQEWGVLWRVDHRLHVQRTASETRDGVAKMGRRLYSLTRSLYPALPWEPLHQAIQDSRCPGTHPLIHGWVSFHLDVPLAMAVEGYLYTCVQTCINSGLRLMAIGQTEGQRLLASLLPVITEAWKEAEGLDPAEDGFGSVPQADLAMIRHESLYSRLFMS comes from the coding sequence ATGGAAAACAGCGCCGGTCCCGCCTGGCTGTCCTACCTGCAGCTGCTGGATTCCGCCCTCCCCATCGGGGGCTTCAGCCATTCCTTCGGGCTGGAGACGCTAGTGCAGACGGGCGCCGTCAGCCGGGCCGGGCAGCTTAGGGAATACATCGAGACCATGCTTCACCACAGCTGGGCGCCGGTAGATGCCATGGCGGTAAAAGCCGTCTATGCGTATGTCCCCCGGCAGGAATGGGGCGTTCTGTGGCGGGTCGACCACCGGCTGCACGTCCAGAGAACCGCATCCGAAACGCGCGACGGGGTCGCCAAGATGGGACGCCGGCTCTACAGCTTGACCCGTTCGCTTTATCCCGCGCTGCCCTGGGAGCCCCTTCACCAGGCGATACAGGATTCGCGCTGCCCGGGAACCCATCCTCTGATTCATGGATGGGTCAGCTTTCACCTCGACGTTCCGCTTGCTATGGCCGTCGAAGGCTACCTGTACACGTGTGTGCAGACCTGCATCAACAGCGGGTTGAGGCTCATGGCGATCGGACAGACGGAGGGGCAGAGGCTGCTCGCCTCCCTGCTCCCCGTCATTACGGAAGCCTGGAAAGAGGCGGAAGGGCTTGATCCGGCGGAGGACGGCTTCGGCAGCGTTCCCCAGGCCGATTTGGCCATGATCCGCCACGAGTCCCTGTATTCGCGGCTGTTTATGTCTTAA
- the ureC gene encoding urease subunit alpha, whose protein sequence is MARMDKKAYAQMFGPTVGDAVRLADTELWAEIEYDYTVYGEECKFGGGKVLRDGMGQSGRHTRDQGVLDTVITNAMLIDHWGIIKADIGIKDGKIAGIGKAGNPDLMDRVQPNMIVGAGTEVVAGEGRIITAGGMDSHIHYICPQQIETALASGVTTMIGGGTGPAAGTSATTCTPGAWHMHRMLEAAEAFPMNLGFTGKGNASFPEPLVEQVKAGAIGLKLHEDWGTTPAAIDACLSVADAYDVQVAIHTDTLNESGFVEDTTAAIGGRTIHTYHTEGAGGGHAPDIIKIASEPNVLPSSTNPTRPYTVNTIEEHLDMLMVCHHLDSRIPEDVAFADSRIRPETIAAEDILHDLGVFSMISSDSQAMGRVGEVILRTWQTADKMKKQRGPLPDPSAPKESGPSPGEENDNFRIKRYIAKYTINPAITHGVSHLVGSVEVGKLADLVVWHPMFFGVKPDMVLKGGMIAYAQMGDPNASIPTPQPVFGRPMFGAFGKALRHSITFVSQAAYEAGVHRELGLKKRIEPVRNCRNVSKRDMIHNGATPQIEVNPETYEVKVDGEPVGCEPASVLPMAQRYFLF, encoded by the coding sequence ATGGCGCGAATGGATAAGAAAGCCTATGCGCAAATGTTCGGGCCGACCGTCGGAGATGCCGTCCGGCTCGCCGATACCGAGCTGTGGGCGGAGATCGAATATGATTACACCGTTTACGGCGAGGAATGCAAATTCGGGGGAGGCAAAGTGCTGCGGGACGGGATGGGCCAGTCGGGCCGACACACACGCGATCAAGGCGTGCTGGACACCGTCATAACCAATGCGATGCTGATCGATCACTGGGGGATCATCAAGGCGGATATCGGCATCAAGGACGGGAAGATTGCCGGGATCGGCAAGGCGGGCAACCCCGACCTGATGGACCGGGTCCAGCCCAACATGATCGTGGGCGCGGGAACGGAGGTCGTTGCAGGGGAAGGGCGGATCATCACCGCGGGAGGAATGGATTCGCATATCCATTATATCTGCCCCCAGCAGATTGAGACTGCTCTTGCCTCGGGCGTCACCACCATGATCGGCGGGGGAACGGGTCCGGCCGCCGGCACCAGCGCCACGACCTGCACCCCCGGGGCTTGGCACATGCACCGGATGCTGGAGGCGGCCGAGGCGTTTCCCATGAACCTGGGCTTCACCGGCAAGGGCAACGCCTCCTTCCCGGAGCCCCTCGTGGAGCAGGTGAAGGCGGGAGCCATCGGGCTTAAGCTGCATGAGGACTGGGGAACGACCCCCGCCGCGATCGATGCCTGCCTGAGCGTGGCCGACGCGTATGATGTTCAAGTGGCGATTCACACGGATACGCTTAATGAATCCGGCTTCGTGGAGGATACGACGGCGGCGATCGGGGGAAGGACGATTCACACCTACCATACGGAAGGGGCGGGAGGCGGACACGCGCCGGATATCATCAAGATCGCCTCCGAGCCGAACGTGCTGCCGTCTTCGACCAATCCGACCCGGCCCTACACGGTCAATACGATAGAAGAGCATCTCGATATGCTCATGGTGTGCCATCATCTGGACAGCCGCATACCGGAGGACGTCGCCTTCGCCGATTCGCGGATCCGTCCCGAGACGATTGCGGCCGAAGACATTCTGCACGACCTCGGCGTGTTCAGCATGATCAGCTCGGATTCCCAGGCGATGGGCCGGGTCGGGGAAGTGATCCTCCGGACTTGGCAAACCGCGGATAAAATGAAGAAGCAGCGCGGCCCTCTGCCGGATCCTTCCGCACCGAAGGAGTCGGGTCCCTCACCGGGGGAGGAGAACGATAACTTCCGCATTAAACGCTATATTGCTAAATATACGATCAACCCGGCCATTACCCATGGAGTCTCCCATCTGGTCGGTTCCGTGGAGGTCGGTAAGCTGGCGGACCTGGTGGTCTGGCATCCCATGTTCTTCGGGGTAAAACCCGACATGGTTCTCAAGGGGGGGATGATTGCCTACGCCCAGATGGGGGATCCGAACGCCTCCATTCCGACCCCCCAGCCTGTATTTGGCCGGCCCATGTTCGGCGCCTTCGGTAAGGCCCTCCGGCACAGCATCACCTTCGTGTCCCAAGCGGCCTACGAGGCGGGCGTTCACCGGGAGCTCGGGCTGAAGAAAAGAATCGAGCCCGTGCGAAACTGCCGGAACGTGTCAAAGCGGGACATGATCCATAATGGGGCCACCCCGCAAATAGAGGTCAATCCCGAAACCTACGAAGTCAAGGTGGATGGAGAGCCGGTGGGCTGTGAGCCGGCGTCCGTGCTTCCCATGGCCCAGCGGTATTTTCTTTTTTGA
- the ureB gene encoding urease subunit beta produces the protein MIPGEYRIGPGEIELNAGRKTLALLVTNRGDRPIQVGSHYHFFEVNRALVFTRDRAFGMRLDIPSGTAVRFEPGEEKPVRLVELGGAKLSYGLNGLTGGRALPGSITEQAERRLREWQKGGRGDGANG, from the coding sequence ATGATTCCGGGGGAATACCGGATAGGTCCCGGGGAGATCGAGTTGAACGCCGGCAGGAAGACACTCGCCCTCCTGGTCACCAACCGCGGCGACCGGCCGATCCAGGTCGGGTCTCATTATCATTTCTTCGAGGTGAACCGGGCCTTGGTCTTCACCCGGGACCGGGCCTTCGGGATGCGGCTCGACATTCCTTCGGGCACGGCCGTTCGCTTTGAGCCGGGGGAAGAGAAACCGGTCCGTCTCGTGGAACTAGGCGGCGCGAAGCTCTCCTACGGGCTTAACGGCCTGACTGGGGGAAGAGCCCTGCCCGGCTCCATTACGGAGCAGGCGGAGCGGCGTCTTAGGGAATGGCAGAAAGGAGGCCGAGGCGATGGCGCGAATGGATAA
- a CDS encoding urease subunit gamma, giving the protein MNLTEREKEKLMITVAAELAKRRLARGVKLNYPECIALLTSEIMEGARDGLSVAELMSLGTRILTSEQVMEGIPEMIHEVQVEATFPDGTKLVTVHQPIGPAGMGVTP; this is encoded by the coding sequence ATGAATTTAACCGAGAGGGAAAAAGAGAAATTGATGATTACCGTCGCGGCCGAGCTTGCCAAACGGCGCCTGGCCCGGGGAGTCAAGCTTAACTATCCCGAGTGCATCGCTCTCCTTACTTCCGAGATTATGGAAGGAGCCCGGGACGGTTTATCGGTTGCGGAGCTTATGAGTCTCGGCACCCGAATTCTAACTTCAGAGCAGGTGATGGAGGGCATTCCCGAGATGATTCACGAGGTTCAGGTGGAAGCGACCTTCCCGGACGGCACCAAGCTGGTGACGGTTCATCAACCCATCGGGCCTGCCGGTATGGGGGTGACGCCATGA